One region of Camelina sativa cultivar DH55 chromosome 6, Cs, whole genome shotgun sequence genomic DNA includes:
- the LOC104699243 gene encoding histone-lysine N-methyltransferase, H3 lysine-9 specific SUVH5-like, translated as MVAHGHGHGLTGLYMAFPAFLLFFQGSALPASPLSSLVHSNNNNDGAILEVKPLVYECGPHCKCPPSCYMRVSQHGIKIKLELFKTESRGWGVRSLESIPVGSFVCEYAGELLEDKQAEVLTGKDEYLFNLGNEEDPFTIDAARKGNIGRFINHSCSPNMYAQDVLYEYDETRIPHVMFFAQEVIRPLEELTYDYNYKIDQVRDSNGNIKKKFCYCGSAECSGRLY; from the coding sequence ATGGTCGCTCACGGACACGGACATGGCCTTACCGGCCTTTACATGGCCTTTCCggcctttcttctcttcttccaaggCTCGGCCTTACCGgcctctcctctctcctccttGGTACattctaataataataacgaTGGAGCCATTTTAGAAGTAAAGCCATTGGTCTATGAGTGTGGACCACACTGCAAATGCCCGCCTTCTTGTTACATGCGAGTCTCACAGCACGGGATCAAGATAAAGCTGGAGCTTTTCAAAACAGAGTCAAGGGGATGGGGTGTGAGATCGCTGGAATCTATTCCAGTGGGAAGCTTCGTCTGTGAGTACGCAGGAGAGCTTCTTGAGGATAAACAAGCTGAAGTACTTACCGGGAAAGATGAGTATCTCTTTAACCTCGGGAATGAGGAGGATCCGTTCACCATAGACGCAGCACGGAAAGGGAACATAGGGAGGTTTATAAACCATAGCTGCTCGCCTAATATGTATGCGCAGGACGTTTTGTACGAGTATGATGAAACCAGAATTCCTCACGTGATGTTTTTTGCACAGGAAGTTATACGTCCACTTGAGGAACTCACGTACGATTACAATTACAAGATCGATCAGGTGCGCGACTCCAATGGTAATATCAAGAAGAAATTTTGCTATTGTGGTTCGGCTGAGTGTTCTGGTAGGCTCTACTAA
- the LOC104792271 gene encoding uncharacterized protein LOC104792271 — MHLKNSSLPERRFIGKEDSDQSPDKSIDSVGGLTLYNKNPQDHHLTVDIPISTPHKRSVVAQPSNISAAAADRFRRGRTRARLGSVSSFSPTNLFSFLSSCRPVIVRFLRKLLRHILRARLICFHLRFLLLLAVPPLYIFFLVINLRIFLRLIFAIIALSFIFSISLRFALPHLPSIRLFVARLLTFIPARFSSSRPSSTNQVVWSIGSKPVSENKTNSGSWVQKFGSDDVYEGEFHKGKCSGSGVYYYSMKGKYEGEWIDGKYDGYGVETWAKGSRYRGQYRLGLRHGIGVYTFYTGDVYAGEWSNGQCHGCGVYTSEDGSRYDGEFKWGVKHGLGCYHFRNGDLYAGEYFADKMHGFGVYQFGNGHKYEGAWHEGRRQGLGMYTFRTGETQAGHWEDGILSCASEQTIRPGSSFTISHSKVVDTVEQARKAAEKAHEVVKLEERIKRVVMAANRAANAARVAAVKAFQAQTFHRNNGSDLGTV; from the exons ATGCATCTGAAGAATTCATCACTACCAGAACGACGATTCATCGGGAAAGAAGATTCCGATCAGAGCCCAGATAAGTCCATTGATTCAGTCGGTGGCCTCACTTTGTATAACAAAAATCCGCAAGATCATCATCTCACGGTTGATATCCCAATCTCGACTCCGCACAAAAGGTCTGTGGTGGCTCAACCGTCTAACatctccgccgccgccgccgatCGTTTCCGACGAGGACGTACAAGGGCACGATTGGGATCGGTTTCTTCATTTTCCCCGACGaaccttttctcttttctttcttcgtGTCGTCCTGTGATTGTTCGGTTCTTGAGGAAGCTCTTACGCCATATCCTTCGAGCACGTTTGATTTGTTTCCATCTTcgtttcttgcttcttctcgcTGTTCCTCCTTTATACATCTTCTTCCTTGTCATCAACCTTCGTATCTTTCTTCGTCTCATCTTTGCGATTATCGCTTtatctttcatcttctccatctctctcaGATTCGCTCTTCCTCACTTGCCTTCAATTCGTCTTTTCGTCGCTCGGTTGCTGACTTTTATCCCCGCGAGATTCTCTTCCTCTCGGCCGAGCAGCACGAACCAAGTTGTTTGGTCTATTGGGTCGAAGCCAGTTTCGGAGAATAAGACAAATTCAGGATCTTGGGTTCAGAAGTTTGGAAGCGATGATGTCTATGAAGGAGAGTTTCATAAAGGGAAGTGTTCAGGAAGTGGAGTTTATTACTATTCCATGAAAGGCAAATATGAAGGTGAGTGGATTGATGGGAAATATGATGGTTATGGAGTTGAAACGTGGGCTAAAGGAAGTAGGTATCGAGGACAGTATAGGTTAGGGCTAAGACATGGAATTGGAGTCTATACGTTTTACACAGGAGATGTATATGCTGGTGAGTGGTCCAATGGGCAGTGCCATGGGTGTGGTGTTTATACCTCTGAAGATGGAAGCAGATACGATGGAGAGTTTAAATGGGGTGTCAAACATGGCCTTGGTTGTTACCATTTCAG AAATGGAGATTTATATGCTGGGGAGTATTTTGCAGACAAGATGCATGGTTTTGGAGTGTATCAATTCGGGAATGGGCATAAGTATGAAGGAGCTTGGCATGAGGGAAGAAGGCAAGGACTCGGTATGTATACATTCAGGACTGGTGAGACCCAGGCAGGTCACTGGGAAGACGGCATTCTGAGTTGTGCCAGCGAGCAGACAATCCGCCCTGGTTCATCTTTTACCATCAGCCATTCTAAAGTTGTTGATACCGTTGAG CAAGCAAGGAAAGCAGCTGAGAAAGCACATGAAGTTGTGAAATTGGAGGAGAGAATCAAGAGAGTGGTGATGGCTGCAAACAGAGCAGCGAATGCGGCTAGAGTAGCAGCTGTGAAGGCTTTCCAAGCACAAACCTTTCACAGGAATAATGGTAGTGATCTTGGAACCGTATGA